DNA sequence from the Thunnus albacares chromosome 22, fThuAlb1.1, whole genome shotgun sequence genome:
GAACTGGTTGTCGCTGCAATGCtcattctgtgtttttctgggttgtttgaatgtttaaatCGTAAGAACAGCTCTGAAGATAAAGGAAATTCTAGCTGATTCATTGTAAACTCAGGCTTAAtgtcattttctgatctgattcaaacatttaaatctgCACAATTAAAACAAGACTGTTAACAGTGAATCAAATGTTTCAGTTACTTGTTTCTATTGATCAAGCAGCGAGTCTCAGTTTATGTCACCTGAATTATTACCTGGACGGATGAACTGCTTCAGtacaaaacagtaaatgttttagATGAGGAAGTAGCTGTGTGGCTCTCAACTGCTGTTTGGCATAAGCTCAAGTTACAACAGACTCACAAAGAGGAACTGCAGTCACACaaagtgaaaatataaatgatcaCACTTTACTATAATAAGTTTATTCTGTAaccctcatatatatatatatatatatatatatatatatatatatatatatttaaagtaaaGACTCTGTCCTCCTCAAACTCACCAAATAAAGAAATTCAACACATCAAAATATCCTCACAAGTACAAACATGGAGatgaaaagctgaaatatgGAATATCTGAATATTTGAGTTGAATTTATTCATAAAAGTTCTCGTCaacaaaagaacatttattcTGTTAACGTAAGTCTTTATGATCAAAACACTGACATCTAAATGAAGAGTTTCTATTAAACGTAATGTTGTTGGTCAAACATCTGATCCAACGAAGGGAAAGCTGAGTGTTTCCCATCATGTACTGAGGTCTGCAGTAGCTGAAGGTGGAAAACTGCTGAGACTCCTGCCGATgaaataaatctgaaaacaacagCTGACTTGATGTTTTAGTTAAACTGACTGTGTGAAGCAGATGCAAAATGGAGGTTAGTCACTGTTGCTGTATCTGACGACGTCCAGGTGTCGCAAGGAGTTTTGCACAACCATTCCAGTGTAACGAATGAGTTGTtgttaacagtttaaaaatcaaaagcagaagcagaagTTGTCAAATGTGTCCAGAAGTGGTTTATGACTGTGCTGTGTGTGAAGCCATAGCCCTTTGTCATCCTGGTGTTTTCCtcccagtctgtgtgtgtgtgtgtgtgtgtgtgtgtttgtctctttttccaCACCTGCTGCTCATCCTGGACCTGTACAGCTGCCATAGTCATCACCACCTTCTACAAATACACAGTCCACCATCGTTGCCAAACAAGTTCCTGGTCTCGGTTTGTCTTGTTGATTCTGAATGTTTGCCTTGTCTTGTTAATTCTGTGTATCAGTTGACCATTGTAGAGGATGTAACAAAGccttgttttgatcagaaaaaaataaaagtatgttttacaCATCTAAActtgaaaacgggtcaaatttgacctgaacacAAAAGGAGTGTTAAAACAGTGATGCTGAAGGAGTAATGTCTCCAAATGTAAATAAAGCCTGTTGAAAGAGAAAAGGCCTTTATAGAATCACTATTatcattatatcattataataattatcattataGTCCAGTTATGactattttctgttattttaacaGAATTTTAACCCCACACTTCCCTACGCTCTGTACACTCTGATGACTGTCAACTCAGTCATCAGTAATTCTTCTACGGACTAATTACACTGTACGTTGCAGGCTGTAATCGAAAGCATCACCAGTTCCTGTTTCACAATTACGTACAAGAGAGCAAAAGCAGCAGTCATGAATACAAACCAGAATAAATCTTCCAAGACTAATTAAATCAAACTCTTAAAAATCCTATGaacatattataataatattgtgtATGTTGCTGTATATTTTATGCCAAGAAAGTGTATTGACTTGAATTCAGGTGTAGACTGGCACACAGCAAATATGATCCTCGTTGTTCTGACCTCCTCTGTCTGTGGTTggttttcacttttattttaggTTACACACGTGATACACAAAATTGTGCATAGTTAATCTACAAAGGAAGGAATAAGGGAGGAATCGTTAATACTTCCTTAATAACTTGTGGTGGAAAGACTtcagatgggccaataaatcttcaggtctcCCACAACATATTTATCTGAAAAATCAAGATGATCCAGGCTcaaagaaatacactgaaacCAGCAGATTTCAGTGTAGTATGATTTACTGTGTATCAAGTGCAATACAAGTAAACCGCGGCTTCGTCCATGGATGAAAAACCTAATGCAGGCAAATCATTCAAATATCATACATGCTCATCGGCCAGTAGTCAAATATCAGGAGCGCTAACCTGTCCATGACTCTAACTgacatcattctgcacactGTACCTGTGCTGACACTGACTTAACTGTTTACACGAGGAAATTACTCTTCTACAGACTATATAGTCTTCATTATAATCCTCCAGAAATACATAACTACACTTGAGAAACagaagattttttaaatgttaaatgtattcaaaaaaTCTGTAGATTTCTGTAATTTACAATTGAAATGACtaatgtttgtgtggttttaGTCCACATTGTTTCTGACATGAGAATCGAGGTTTGATGCTGTAGATTTTCCTTCTCACACCTGtgatgactgaactttgacctcatgtgttgatgactcctctcctctgtctcctctcacagggagaagatgatctgcaggatccttctgctcatcagcctgacctcctgtgtctgtggttagtttacATCCTCAGTTCATCatccaaaaagagaaaagtcaaaAGATTTGATGACTTGTTGTAAAATATATCAGTTAAAACATTAACAGAACTATTAGAGCGAGTAGAAACTCTTCATCACAGTTGGGAAGATGCTCTATATTCAGTTATTACTtagattgtatttattattggtATCAATCATGACCTTTTTACTGGTGTATTTTAaacactttccctctctgtctcctaaACAGGAACATTTGTAGTGAAAGTGACACAGACCTCCTATCAGGCAGAGGAGAACgacaacatcacactggaatggatgtttacaaccaaaCCTGACAGTTCCTCCACCTCACTTTACATCTACTGTCAACTGTTTACTGATGTTAAACCCTTGATCCTGTATCATGTACATGAGGGTGTTGAGTCTCCAGAGTCTCAGGATGAACAGTTTGCAGGAcgagttcagtgtgacaaagacgccctcagagaaggacgaatcagacttcatgtgtccagACTCAGGACTGATGACTCGGGTCTGTACCTGTGTGAAGTGTTCACAGATTATGGTGAAAGCTCTGGCAGATGTCGACTCAAtgtcactggtaagatgatTCAGTAGAACTCAGAATGCTATTCTTAATATATGTTATCAGATTGTATGTTTGCTTCGATCTATaattaagacataaaataaatgtggaCACAAACATCAGCAGGTTCAAACCAAAACAGTCCAGATTTTAATTTTGGACTTGAACAATGTGAAGTGTCACAAGTAGGAGAATTGAACGTTGGGGTAACAGAATTTGTGGAATACAAGtacaattattgttatttttctcttctttacaGCAGCTGTTGATCAGCCCAAACCTCAGAAACCTGCTGTGAGACCACAACCAGAGAGTCGGGGAAGTCGGGGTACTCACAGCAGCTGTATTCTCTGTCTATGCTGGACTCTATTTTGCCTTCAGACTTTGTTCTACACCTAATGAGACAAAAAATGTCTCATCAGGGTTAGAATGAAGAAGATCAGACTTCTGTCTGTCACTGCATCTTTTTACCTTCTGGGTCCATGAAGCTGCTTTTTCCTGCACATCCAAccagacctctgaccttttcacCTGAGAGAACCCAGCAGgatgagagtgtgagagaggagaACAACATCTGATTAGACCCATCAGGACTAACAAGGTCTGTCTGGAGGATCATCTTTATTTAAGAGGGTCATTAgagttttgtttattgtttaatattAAGAAAATCCTCATCAGTTTCTGCTGACATTGCTGCTAGTCTTCTTGGAGTCTGTTACTGCACACAGACTCCAGGTTGGTCTCTACAAACAAATGCTGCTAGAGGTCTCCAGTGTGCACATACTAGAAGTCCAAAAGTTGCAGCTGCAAGTaacagcagagctgcagctgctgcttcctgttctGGACCTCCTGGTGGCTGTTTTACACCTGCATGAAGACACAACACCTGTATTTTATATCTGATATCAGGAGGAGGATCCAACAAGCGTCATGACAGCAAAACTTCACACAAATCACcaaaacattacaacaacaaaggaaatgctgctttgtttatttctttgcaagaaaataaaaacagataaatattcTCCTCACATAGGACGTTGTCAGCAGCATCATAGTCACACAACAAACATGACGCTGTTTGTCCAGAAGGTGGCGCTATAAGATAACTTCTAAATATATGAGAGTCCATGGGtgcatctcaagtctcttaaattgcatccacgtctccctcacttgcgtcttagtccctcccaccgtggatgcaaggagagacgcaaggaaaccaagcgagtagagaggaaacgaggaaatttgTCTTAAGAGACGtgagacgtcctctcctctgaaacgtcatgtgaagcgacgtccgtttctgatgtCAGTCAGCTTTAACAGCTATggaaacttctgatggagtttgtgtctgcacacatgtgtactgtgctaatactaataaaggtgcacagttatcaccgctagaacagctgtttcctgtctgcagcctgttacctgtttaacaaacacctaaataaaaacctgcattctgcatttatacagtgtcctgctcagaggcacaggaaccatttctactcgcGGAATGCGTTTATACCATTTATTgcatttgtatctgtattttttgataatcctgatagtgaattcattattcaatTACCCAGAATGTGATCAGGGTgtctggaaaatatgtatttgacTAAacgtttcagggaaaatggaaatgatgtaactcatatcaaacccgacgctcagATCTACTCAACTTGAGCTCAGTCACCAGTAAAGTTGTTTTCAGCGTTACAACACATACATGTAGAGAACAAAAGCAGAAGTTATGAATACAGAGTTATGAATACTTCCCCTTTTTATACAAAAAACATGGTCAGGGTGAAAAGTCATCCTGAACtcaacaatgtgtttttctgttggcTGCTTCACCTTTACTGTTACCAGAATAAATCTTCAAAGACTAATGAAATCAAAATCTCTTTACATCTCTATGAAACGTGATGTTATTGGTACTATCAGAACATTGTGAGAAGGATGTAGGTTTTCATGTTAATCTtggtctgtttttatgttgtttggatgtttttaacagttttaatatAGTATTATTCtaactgctgcagcctgttgcaccagctgtgtgtaAGTCCAAACTTAGTTATAATGTGAATTATTACTAAGTCGTGATTTATACAtcactaaaataaaagcttCTACTACTATCAGCTTCTACTACTTACAACATAACTCTGagtaactaaatatttacacatgtCTGTAGGATAGCTGACAATCATAACATGTCACAGAACTCACTGATGGtgaaacagcagtttttctgcgacacagcatcattttttcattaattgctgccattttacaacacagtaatccagtagagacctaatttatGGATATGATACATATCGATCCAGTTTACTACAATGTGCTACAATACCAAGTGGATAATGCCAGCTTTAACACAGCTGGTGCAACTCAGTGCagaaatctatgtttttatggatatagTGTTAGACATTATCACTGATATTGGTCAGTGAAATTTCAGCACGTCTTACGTTGTAGGAAGGAGCACTTATCCAGACAGCTGCTACTGGCTGCCATTCAGATCCATATCCTTCAATCTGTAACGTTGTCTGAGTCCAGCAGATATCACAGTGTAAGagtgaaattgtgttttatgggcaaaagttgtgtaaaTGTAAGGTTAATCATGGGTTTACTGTACTCTTATTGAATATTGCCTGTCATGTCTGCATAtgtttagtgatgcagtgtttggaTGATATTCTAGTGTCAGCCACTTGGGCGCTCTTCAGACAGCGGGTGGTTTTTGAGGAGTTGAGAATTagtagagaaagagaagagacagatgTTTAAATCAAACACTTCAGCAGTAGAGTTTTTACCTGCTGAGAAATGCATCTCCTATCTGAGGCTGCACTCAGCCTTAAATTCACAGTATCATTACTTAACATTAACAGAACATACAGTCTTTCTAGGGGAAAGCCCACATTATACACAgtgttctgtactgtacagaCTTAGAGATTTCTTGACAGTAATGAGTGGAAACACACGGCTCTTACTGTGTGTAAACTCTGTTTCCTTCTCTGAGAGTTTTTGTCTGCTCTGATCTTGGTAACAGACACATAAACCTCCAAATGTTCACTGCTAGAAACACATAATCACAAAAGGAAAACAGATTTTAGCCACTTAACAAGTAAACAAGTCAGAGTAAGACTGGCTGGACCTATAAAGCACAAAGGTAACACAGACAATCTGTCAAACACTGGACGTGAGCTGCTCTATACTGAGACCACTGGGACTGATAGCTGATGAGAAACAGTTAGGAAGGCAGGTGAGCGAGTCAGGAGAAGGTTTACTCACTGGaggcatctggtggacaggtgaatgaatgaaagagagGATGAGGACGCAGGATGCACCATGAACGGCAAAACCAGCTCTGCAGAATACTGAaccacacactttctctctggAGACCCAGCAGTGAAATGGCTAgaacatattttggtttgtgaATTTCATGAAACAGACTGTATATATATTCTATTCagatactgttactgtttgGCTCAACAGTGTGAATTTAATACTTAAACTGAAATGAGAATAGATGCATTACTCAGCAGCAACAATCAGTTCTGCAGAATAATGATGAACCTCTAAACACTCAGTAACGACATTTCAAATCAAAGATTGATAGGAATCAAATAGTTTTATCAGCACTTAGTTTATTTGATCGACTTTGACAGAATGAATTTGACACCCCACATTCAAAGAAAAAACTTAAGTTTAGTAAAACAACCTGAAATTATGCTTAAAAACACATGGACAAAGAACACTGAAGAGTTCGACCTAATAAATATTGAGAGATTAATCAAGGAAACCTTGTGAATTTCAGACCAGTCGTATCAAGAAAATGCTGCTAGCAGCTATTAATGAGACTAATAAAACATTGATGACTGTAACATTCAAAAACTGTAGacttcagaacacacacacacacacacacacacacacacatgcacacacacacacacacacacacacacacacatgcacagagcgGACAGCATGGTATTAGTAATGTCCTTTTGCAGTCTGAAACCTCATCTAACCAGTTCCTCCTGAATTTTCATCCTACTGACTAAGCTTTTTTTTGCGGAGGCTTTTTGTTATTTGCTGAGGCGGAGATTCATATAAAAGCTGTCAAGCTGTCTTTCCGTGTGTGATTTTAGAACTGATGTCGCCTCGTTGATACCACATACTGATCTGAACTGCTTCTTTATGACGGAAGACCTGACTGGTAATGTATATGATAGATCTTACAGACAGTTGGTATTCAGATAGTTCATTATCTAATCCTGTTATAGAGAAACCAACAGAGTAAACATGCCTCAATCATTTTATTAGAGATCAACTCTGAAAGGAgtcattctgcataatgaacaGTGTTTACATTTGACACTTAACTACAGTTTTAACATCTGACTGTTGGAGTTTGttgagtattttcacattgtggTTCTGATggtggtttatttgttttactaaagtatttattaaaatagttgaatATTGAACGTGCGGATGAATGTTCTTACAAATTTAATTTaggtttttaaagttttaaatataagattttttttttttggcaaagttAAGAAGTGGTTTGTGTCTCTGCTGTGTGACCATCAGTCTTCTCAGTTAGTAGCAGTATTTGTCCTCATATATGTTCACATCCACTAATCTAAATGATCTGGATCCAAACCTGCTTCCATCAGTTCACTGTTGAACTCAAGCAGTATGACGCCTCCACCACTGATGTGAAGAACTAAAAATATAACaagattttcaatattttaaataagtaaatattattaaaagtaCTTATTAAAAGTATTTACAATGAAGAGACTTTGGACTCCTCTGGCTTGtaccaagtttttttttctgacactgTTTTTGTATGACAATTGTTGAACCTCTttgttgtaaataaagaaagtttgaggataaaataaaagtgtCCTCATAGTGTATCAGGGTGGATAACTGTCTTATAAAGTCAGTATTTTCTGGTTGACTGTTTCATTTATGAGACTTACAGTCTATTACATTAACAATAATGGTGGATAATTAGTGTGATAGTTCCTGCTCTTAGTTTGGACTCAAACTTCatgttgtgtgtgatgtgaatatttgtgtaGATGTTGTTAGTTTCACTTCAGCTGCTTAACAACATTGGTCGAAGACTAAAAGTTGTTCCTGTTGTTACACTTCGTGACCAGCAGAGCTCTCTCTTTCctttataaaaatgtctttacatgtaaaaatgaaagtttgtttttagGTTTATATGTGTCCTCTGCCTACTACATGAGACTAACTGCtattatttcactttgatttgttGAAGCAAACATAAACTCTTTCATCCATGAGCTGCTGATCCATTTCCAGACTCACTGTGTAAAGATTTTGGATGAAACTCTCCATGTTCTGCTGTTTTACTGAAGTCCCTGTCCTAATCAGTCTAATCAGTGATGCAACTCATTGATCAATATCAGAATCATGTATCCATGGTGACAGATGTTTCGTGGAGAGATGTGTTCCCTATTATTAGCTATTATTTCACAGAAACACTCTTGAAGGACAAATGACTCaaatatttcctctttcttcctcagcTGGAAagtttgtgacatttttgcCATCTTGTGACAAAAATACATGACTGAAATGAGAATTGAGGGTTGATAAATGACTATACTTGAGAAACTGAAGATTTTTaagtattaaatattttcagagaaaaactatAGATTGCTGTAATTGACAACTGAAATGActaatgtttctgtggttttagTCCACATTGTTTCTGACATATTGGTTATAATGTGCATATTTGTATAGATTTGTTTGACTTCATGTGTAgctgctgtgaaaatgtgaatttcTGGTGCCATCTTGTGACAGAAATATATGACTGAAACAGAAgctttttaatgttaattgtATTCAGAAATAAACTCCAGATTTCTGTAATTGACATTTGAAACAACtaatgtttgtgtggttttaGTCCACATTGTTTCTGACATGAGAATCGAGGTTTGATGCTGTAGATTTTCCTTCTCACACCTGtgatgactgaactttgacctcatgtgttcatgactcctctcctctgtctcctctcacagggagaaaatgatctgcaggatccttctgctcatcagcctgacctcctgtgtctgtggttagtttacaactttactttaatatctataaatataaataacaaaatacattttcagtctcactAACAGATTTTATGACCTTCATCTCTAAATCTGTGAGTGATAACATTGGCAGAACTTATTAAAGGAGATAAAAACACCTCATTGCAATTGGGGAAGTGGTTTATATTCAGttattgctattttttttattcattattgtaTAATGCATCACCTTTTCTATACTGCAGCATCTTTGAACTCTTTAGTTTTTCAGCCTCAGTTTGTCtggtcctcactttccctctctgtctcctcaacaggaacatttgtaGTGAAAGTGACACAGACCTCCTATCAGGCAGAGGAGaaccacaacatcacactggaatggatgtttacaaccaaaCCTGACAGTTCCTCCACCTCACTTTACATCTTCTGTCAACTGTTAACTGATGTTAAACCCTTGATTCTGTATCATGTACATGAGGGTGTTGAGTCTCCAGAGTCTCAGGATGAACAGTTTGCAGGAcgagttcagtgtgacaaagacgCCCTCAGAGAAGGACGAATCAGACTTCATTTGTCCAGACTCAGGACTGATGACTCGGGTCTGTACCTGtgtgaagtgaaaacagattATGGTGAAAGCTCTGGCAGATGTCGACTCAAtgtcactggtaagatgatTCAGGAGAACTCAGAAAGCCTTTTTAATTCATGTTATCAGTGATGTACAGACTGTGGATACAAACATCACCAGGTTGAGACCCAAATAGCCCAGATTTTCATAAGAGAGAGAGTTAAATGTTGGAATAACAGAATTTGTAAAACACAagtacaattattattattttctgtgctttaCTGCAGCTGTTGTTCAGCCCAAACCTCAGAAACCTGCTGTGAGACCACAACCAGAGAGTTGGAGAAGGATCGGCCTCTACGTtggactgacagcagcagcagtactTGTTGTCTGTGCTGGACTCTGCTTTGCCTTCAGATTTTGTAttaaattttagatttttattaaatctcctgataagacagaaaacatctaTGCAGCAGTATAGAAGTTGTGTTACTCAGAGATCAGACTTCTGTCTGTCACTGCATCTTTTTACCTGAAGCTGCTTTTTCCTGCACATCCAACCAGACTTCTGACCTTTTCACCTGAGAGAACCCAGCAGgatgagagtgtgagagagaacaACATCTGCATGATGAAGTTCTGCCTGATCTGAGGAAGACTGTTTCCAGACAACACAGCCGTCTGACAGTCGTCCCTCATGAGGACTGTCCCTGCAGCTTATTGTGATGATGAGGAGTTCCAAGCTCTTGTTAGAAATAATATTTCTTATCTATTTAGGTTGTAAGGTttgcaaaatgtaatttaacaatGAATTGTCTTTCCTCATGTACAGTTGATAAtgtgtatatattgtaaataaatccCAGGTTATATGAGAGAAGTTGTTATGACTCTTCTatcttttgtgtttgtcagggagaaacagctcTGCCAGTAAaaaagttcactaattaacatggtttgtttaaaatctgaactgtaaaaacatgttgtatttttagaGGCTTATGTGtctatttatttcttttgtacTAAGCTAAGCCAGCCATGTACTTGATATAACTTCATatttacagcacacacagagtATTGATCTATTCATCTAACTCTAGACAAGAAAGagaatatgtgtatttttgaaaatgtcaaactattcctttaaatattaAGAACTGTTTGTTCTGGGATGTCAGTGTCACTAACTTTTCTGTAAATTGTTTGAAGTTGCCAGTttatcaaataaatacacaaagtatTTACAAATTGCTTGAATCAGAATCTCTTTTGCCACTGAAATAAACAACCTGATTCTATTAAAAGCACTGTCTCACTTATGAAACTATGCAacactaaaaaaatgtatttactaaATACACTGCAGAATACACAATATATAGCAATCCATGTTTCTGAGGAAGACAATCCAGACCCTACTGGCTGTGTCACAGTGAATTCATCTCTTAAGTTATTCTTGAACTGCCTCTGTTTAAATCCTGTCTCTGTGGCTCTCAGTCAACCACACagaaagctaaaagctaaattaTAACAATTAAATTGAGATAATTACACCAACAGTTAATAACGATTTATCAAAAACTAGCATGTTCTCATCTAAAGTCTGAATTATATCAACATCCCTCATTTtcttatttgtcattttatctcAGTTAGTAGCAGCAGTTTCCCTTCATAACTATCTAAtaaattcagtattttctgTGTGGAGGAGTCATGTGACTTCTCTGTCGCCTGTCAAAGGAAGAAGATGATCTGCTGGAACAACAAGAAATATCAAATCTTTTCACTTCTCGTTTTTGGAAAATGAACTGAGGATgtaaactaaccacagacacagcAGGTCAGGCTGATGAGAAGAAGGATCCTGCTGAGTTCTAATAGTTGCTGGTCTAACGTTTTTTGTCTGTTCAGCATCGACTCTCAAGTTCAGAGTTTCTAAACTTCATCATATGCAATAATGAAACAGCATCACCATTAACATTAACCAAACTAATTTTTAATACTTGTTTACTGTGATGCACATTTCTCAAACAAGTTACAAGTTTCTGCACTGAaacaaatacattcatttaaagttcaaactTTCAATCGAGTTTTTACCTGCTGAGAAATGCATGTCCTATCTGAGGCTGTGCTCAGCCTTAAATTCACAGTATCATTACTTAACATTAGCAGAACAAACAGTCTTTCTAGGGGAAAGACCACATTATACACAgtgttctgtactgtacagaCTTGACAGTAATGAGTGGAAACACACGGCTCTTACTGTGTGTAAACTCTGTTTCCTTCTCTGAGAGTTTTTGTCTGCTCTGGTTTTGGTAACAGACACATAAACCTCCAAATGTTCACAGCTAGAAACACATAAtcacaagaagaaaacagattTCAGCCAGTTAACAAACAAGCAAGTCAGAGTAAGACTGGCTGGACCTCTAACGCACAAAGGTAACAGACAATCTGTCAAACACTAGACGTGAGCTGCTCTATACTGGAACTACTGGGACTGATAGCTGATGAGAAACAGTTAGGAAGACAGGTGAACAAGTCGGGAGGAGGTTTACCACCATGAAAGGCAAAACCAGCTCTGCAGGATACTGAaccacacactttctctctggAGACCCAGCAGTGAAATGGCAAGAACATATTTTGATTTGTGAATTTCATGAAACAGACTGTATATATATTCTATTCagatactgttactgtttgGCTCAACAGTGTGAATTTAATACTTAAACTGAAATGAGAATAGATGCATTACTCAGCAGCAACAATCAGTTCTGCAGAATAACGATGAACCTCTAAACACTCAGTAACGACATTTCAAATCAAAGTTTGTTAGGAATCAAACATTCAAAGAAAAAACCTAAGTTTAGTAAAACAACTTGAAATTATGCTTAAAAACACATGGACAAAGAACACTGAAGAGTTCGACCTAGTAAATATTGAGAGATTAATCAAGGAAACCTT
Encoded proteins:
- the LOC122974236 gene encoding uncharacterized protein LOC122974236 isoform X10, producing the protein MICRILLLISLTSCVCGTFVVKVTQTSYQAEENDNITLEWMFTTKPDSSSTSLYIYCQLFTDVKPLILYHVHEGVESPESQDEQFAGRVQCDKDALREGRIRLHVSRLRTDDSGLYLCEVFTDYGESSGRCRLNVTAAVDQPKPQKPTVRPQPESRGRIGLYVGLTAAAVLAVCVGLCFAFRRCFTKSPNKTEIIYPAV
- the LOC122974236 gene encoding uncharacterized protein LOC122974236 isoform X3, producing MTPLLCLLLRREDDLQDPSAHQPDLLCLWEKMICRILLLISLTSCVCGTFVVKVTQTSYQAEENDNITLEWMFTTKPDSSSTSLYIYCQLFTDVKPLILYHVHEGVESPESQDEQFAGRVQCDKDALREGRIRLHVSRLRTDDSGLYLCEVFTDYGESSGRCRLNVTAVDQPKPQKPTVRPQPESRGRIGLYVGLTAAAVLAVCVGLCFAFRRCFTKSPNKTEIIYPAV
- the LOC122974236 gene encoding uncharacterized protein LOC122974236 isoform X2, yielding MTPLLCLLLRREDDLQDPSAHQPDLLCLWEKMICRILLLISLTSCVCGTFVVKVTQTSYQAEENDNITLEWMFTTKPDSSSTSLYIYCQLFTDVKPLILYHVHEGVESPESQDEQFAGRVQCDKDALREGRIRLHVSRLRTDDSGLYLCEVFTDYGESSGRCRLNVTAAVDQPKPQKPTVRPQPESRGRIGLYVGLTAAAVLAVCVGLCFAFRRCFTKSPNKTEIIYPAV